From one Catellatospora sp. IY07-71 genomic stretch:
- a CDS encoding DMT family transporter, with protein sequence MRPRLDSLTIAAVTVAIIAVSSSGALIAYAAAPALAIAFWRNALAVGVLAPVTLTRRRGELLGLREGHAWRWSVLAGVALAAHFATWVPSVKMTTVATATALVATQPIWAGLIALGQGRRLGRWTWLGIGTAVVGAAIATGADFTRGGTAVAGDLLAVAGGLLAAVYTALGEKARERTTTTTYTTVCYSVCAVVLLGVCLLFGVRLTGFDDQTWLAIIALTAGAQLLGHSMFNYALHKISATTISVLILLEVPGAALLGWAWLDQVPPTAAWPGIALLTGGVALVILDARRPAALPTPDPVDVDLPVPGKR encoded by the coding sequence ATGCGCCCCCGGCTCGACTCGCTCACCATCGCCGCCGTCACCGTGGCGATCATCGCCGTCTCGTCCTCCGGGGCCCTCATCGCGTACGCCGCCGCGCCGGCGCTGGCCATCGCGTTCTGGCGCAACGCCCTCGCCGTGGGCGTGCTCGCCCCGGTCACCCTCACCCGCCGCCGCGGCGAGCTGCTCGGCCTGCGCGAGGGCCATGCCTGGCGGTGGAGCGTGCTGGCCGGCGTGGCGCTCGCCGCGCACTTCGCCACCTGGGTGCCCAGCGTCAAGATGACCACCGTGGCGACCGCGACCGCGCTGGTGGCCACCCAGCCGATCTGGGCCGGGCTCATCGCGCTCGGCCAGGGCCGCCGCCTCGGCCGCTGGACCTGGCTGGGCATCGGCACCGCGGTGGTGGGCGCCGCGATCGCCACCGGGGCCGACTTCACCCGTGGGGGTACGGCGGTGGCCGGTGACCTGCTCGCGGTGGCCGGAGGACTGCTCGCGGCGGTGTACACGGCGCTCGGCGAGAAGGCGCGGGAGCGGACGACCACGACGACGTACACGACGGTCTGCTACTCGGTGTGCGCCGTGGTCCTGCTCGGGGTCTGCCTGCTGTTCGGCGTACGGCTCACCGGCTTCGACGACCAGACCTGGCTGGCCATCATCGCGCTGACGGCGGGCGCGCAGCTGCTCGGGCACTCGATGTTCAACTACGCGCTGCACAAGATCTCGGCGACCACGATCAGCGTGCTGATCCTGCTGGAGGTGCCCGGCGCGGCCCTGCTCGGCTGGGCCTGGCTGGACCAGGTCCCGCCCACGGCCGCCTGGCCCGGCATCGCCCTGCTCACCGGCGGCGTCGCCCTGGTCATCCTCGACGCCCGCCGCCCCGCCGCCCTGCCCACCCCCGATCCGGTGGACGTCGACCTGCCCGTGCCCGGCAAGCGTTAG
- a CDS encoding magnesium transporter MgtE N-terminal domain-containing protein — protein MATLTRVFVARLAGLPVFDPNGDQVGRVRDAVARLRSDGPPAVVGLMAEMPMRRQIFLPIGRVTSIDADSVVLGSGTINLRRFQKGPAELLVLADLLDRRITTPNGTPAAVVDVAMESDRAGQWNLGRVAVRDIASRLGRRGQLHQFEWDELTGLVDSAAVQGTASLLTVLEKMRPADLASALQELPDQRRHAVAAALDDERLADVLEELPEHDQVDILARLDRERAADVLEEMDADDAADLLAELPPSERALLLDLMEPEESAPVRALMHYRPNTAGALMTSEPVILTPDATVADALARIREKHLSPALAAQVFVCRAPIDTPTGRYLGVVHFQRLLREPPGDLLGGVLERDIQPLPPSLPLAEITRRMATYNLVAIAVVDSNDRLVGAVTVDDVLDHLLPRDWRERSPGPETAS, from the coding sequence ATGGCCACGCTGACCAGGGTCTTCGTCGCCCGGCTCGCGGGGCTGCCCGTCTTCGACCCGAACGGCGACCAGGTGGGCCGGGTCCGCGACGCCGTGGCCCGGCTGCGCTCCGACGGCCCGCCCGCGGTGGTCGGCCTGATGGCCGAGATGCCGATGCGGCGGCAGATCTTCCTGCCCATCGGCCGGGTCACCTCGATCGACGCCGACAGCGTCGTGCTCGGCTCGGGCACCATCAACCTGCGCCGCTTCCAGAAGGGCCCGGCCGAGCTGCTCGTGCTGGCCGACCTGCTGGACCGGCGGATCACCACCCCCAACGGCACCCCGGCCGCCGTGGTCGACGTGGCCATGGAGTCCGACCGCGCCGGGCAGTGGAACCTGGGCCGGGTCGCGGTACGGGACATCGCCAGCCGCCTCGGACGGCGCGGCCAGCTGCACCAGTTCGAGTGGGACGAGCTGACCGGGCTCGTCGACTCGGCCGCCGTACAGGGCACCGCGTCGCTGCTCACCGTGCTGGAGAAGATGCGCCCGGCCGACCTGGCCAGCGCCCTGCAGGAGCTGCCCGACCAGCGGCGGCACGCGGTCGCCGCGGCGCTGGACGACGAGCGCCTCGCCGACGTGCTGGAGGAGCTGCCCGAGCACGACCAGGTCGACATCCTGGCCCGGCTGGACCGCGAGCGCGCCGCCGACGTGCTGGAGGAGATGGACGCCGACGACGCCGCGGACCTGCTGGCCGAGCTGCCGCCCAGCGAGCGGGCGCTGCTGCTGGACCTGATGGAGCCGGAGGAGTCCGCGCCGGTCCGCGCCCTGATGCACTACCGGCCCAACACCGCCGGCGCGCTGATGACCAGCGAGCCGGTGATCCTCACCCCCGACGCCACCGTCGCCGACGCGCTGGCCCGCATCCGGGAGAAGCACCTGTCCCCCGCGCTGGCCGCGCAGGTCTTCGTATGCCGCGCGCCGATCGACACGCCGACCGGCCGCTACCTGGGCGTGGTGCACTTCCAGCGGCTGCTGCGCGAACCGCCCGGCGATTTGCTCGGCGGCGTGCTGGAGCGTGACATCCAGCCGCTGCCGCCCAGCCTGCCGCTCGCCGAGATCACCCGGCGGATGGCGACGTACAACCTGGTCGCGATCGCGGTGGTGGACTCCAACGACCGGCTGGTCGGCGCGGTGACCGTGGACGACGTGCTCGACCACCTGCTGCCGCGCGACTGGCGGGAGCGCAGCCCGGGCCCGGAAACGGCGTCATGA
- a CDS encoding DUF1003 domain-containing protein yields MSDRLDQPREPRAVRLPQWNPEAFGAFAEKFARFMGTAKFIVYMTIFVIVWILLNLIGVFGMKWDPYPFILLNLFFSTQASYAAPLILLAQNRQADRDRLTLDEDRRRAQAQKADTEYLAREIASLRMALNEVATRDYIRSELAKLAEELDDAAERRHQQEKAARKEAKADRKSRASQGA; encoded by the coding sequence GTGAGCGACCGTCTCGACCAGCCCCGGGAGCCCCGCGCGGTGCGCCTGCCGCAGTGGAACCCGGAGGCGTTCGGCGCCTTCGCGGAGAAGTTCGCCCGGTTCATGGGCACCGCGAAGTTCATCGTCTACATGACGATCTTCGTGATCGTCTGGATCCTGCTCAACCTGATCGGCGTGTTCGGGATGAAGTGGGACCCGTACCCGTTCATCCTGCTCAACCTGTTCTTCAGCACCCAGGCGTCGTACGCCGCGCCGCTGATCCTGCTCGCCCAGAACCGCCAGGCCGACCGGGACCGGCTGACCCTGGACGAAGACCGCCGCCGCGCCCAGGCGCAGAAGGCCGATACCGAGTATCTGGCGCGGGAGATCGCCTCGCTGCGGATGGCCCTCAACGAGGTTGCCACCCGCGACTACATCCGCTCCGAGCTGGCCAAGCTCGCCGAGGAGCTGGACGACGCGGCCGAGCGCCGCCACCAGCAGGAGAAGGCCGCGCGCAAGGAGGCGAAGGCGGACAGGAAAAGCCGCGCGTCGCAAGGGGCATGA
- a CDS encoding Mrp/NBP35 family ATP-binding protein: MSTAVHADEQAVLAALASVNDPEIKRPITELGMVESVKVDAGVAHVRILLTVAGCPLKDTLRTDITAAATTVDGITAVEIDFGVMSPDQRQDLQKKLRGGAAAEPVIPFAQPGSRTRVYAVASGKGGVGKSSVTVNLAAALAARGLSVGVVDADIYGHSVPRMLGVEGRPTQVEDMIMPPQAHGVKVISIGMFTSGNAAVVWRGPMLHRALQQFLADVYWGDLDVLLLDLPPGTGDIAISLAQLLPTAEILVVTTPQAAAAEVAERAGAIALQTHQRLVGVVENMSWLQLPDGSRMEVFGAGGGQTVADSLTRLTGASVPLLGQIPLDTGVREAGDEGTPVVLGAPDSPAGSALNAVADRLAVRRESLVGRSLGLSPAKR, encoded by the coding sequence ATGTCCACCGCTGTGCACGCCGACGAGCAGGCCGTTCTCGCCGCACTCGCCTCCGTCAACGACCCGGAGATCAAGCGACCCATCACCGAACTCGGCATGGTCGAGTCGGTGAAGGTCGACGCGGGCGTGGCCCACGTCCGCATCCTGCTGACCGTCGCCGGCTGCCCGCTCAAGGACACCCTGCGCACCGACATCACCGCCGCCGCGACCACGGTCGACGGCATCACCGCCGTCGAGATCGACTTCGGCGTGATGAGCCCCGACCAGCGCCAGGACCTGCAGAAGAAGCTGCGCGGCGGCGCCGCGGCCGAGCCCGTGATCCCGTTCGCGCAGCCCGGCAGCCGCACCCGCGTGTACGCCGTCGCCTCCGGCAAGGGCGGCGTCGGCAAGTCCAGCGTCACCGTCAACCTGGCCGCCGCGCTGGCCGCCCGGGGCCTGTCCGTCGGCGTGGTCGACGCCGACATCTACGGCCACTCGGTGCCCCGCATGCTCGGCGTCGAGGGCCGCCCCACCCAGGTCGAGGACATGATCATGCCGCCGCAGGCGCACGGCGTGAAGGTCATCTCGATCGGCATGTTCACCAGCGGCAACGCCGCGGTGGTGTGGCGCGGGCCGATGCTGCACCGCGCGCTGCAGCAGTTCCTCGCCGACGTGTACTGGGGCGACCTGGACGTGCTGCTGCTCGACCTGCCGCCGGGCACCGGCGACATCGCCATCTCGCTGGCCCAGCTGCTGCCCACCGCCGAGATCCTGGTGGTCACCACGCCGCAGGCCGCGGCCGCCGAGGTCGCCGAGCGGGCCGGCGCGATCGCCCTGCAGACCCACCAGCGCCTGGTCGGCGTCGTGGAGAACATGTCCTGGCTCCAGCTGCCCGACGGCAGCCGGATGGAGGTCTTCGGCGCGGGCGGCGGGCAGACCGTCGCGGACTCGCTGACCCGCCTCACCGGCGCGTCGGTCCCGCTGCTCGGCCAGATCCCGCTGGACACCGGCGTACGCGAGGCCGGCGACGAGGGCACCCCCGTGGTGCTCGGCGCCCCCGACTCCCCCGCCGGCAGCGCCCTCAACGCGGTCGCCGACCGCCTGGCCGTCCGCCGCGAATCCCTGGTCGGCCGCTCCCTCGGCCTCTCCCCCGCCAAGCGCTGA
- a CDS encoding trypsin-like peptidase domain-containing protein yields MTDGWGYRRPDDDDWTATQQTPPAVAPPASFWWSDALNDPWRDPHSPVALVPPAERVSAPVPEPLAEPDPTRRRTLWTVAGVAVLAGVLAGVLGGAMGVRFSDDRAVAPSVLGQAAATPQRAPDSLAAVARMVLPSVVTIRVPVEGSVSLGSGFVASAEGHIITNDHVVSGGSGVASVIFDDGTSSPAKVIGADPESDVAVLQVQRKGVRPALLGDSDAVVVGDPVVAVGSPLALRGTVTAGIVSALDRPIATNTDDGGNRYYAAIQTDAAVNHGNSGGPLVDAAGQVVGINAVIKSMGGSEESAGNIGLAFAIPINHARRVADEIISDGRAHRTVIGAEVEEAFRGPAGGVRLGEVVAAGPAAEAGLRQGDVVTSFGGRPLSEPTDLIALVRKTAPGEVVQVAYKRGPTSHNASVTLVADAD; encoded by the coding sequence GTGACCGACGGCTGGGGTTATCGCCGGCCGGATGACGACGACTGGACGGCGACGCAGCAGACGCCGCCGGCCGTCGCACCGCCGGCGTCGTTTTGGTGGTCCGATGCGCTCAACGATCCGTGGCGCGATCCGCACTCGCCGGTGGCGCTCGTGCCACCCGCCGAGCGCGTGTCCGCACCCGTGCCGGAGCCGTTGGCCGAGCCCGACCCTACCCGACGTCGTACGTTGTGGACAGTCGCCGGAGTGGCCGTCCTCGCGGGCGTACTGGCCGGGGTCCTCGGCGGGGCGATGGGGGTGCGCTTCAGCGACGACCGGGCCGTCGCCCCCTCCGTTCTCGGCCAGGCCGCCGCGACCCCGCAGCGCGCCCCCGATTCGCTGGCCGCCGTGGCCAGGATGGTGCTGCCCAGCGTGGTCACCATCCGGGTCCCGGTGGAGGGCAGCGTGTCGCTCGGCTCGGGCTTCGTGGCCAGCGCCGAGGGGCACATCATCACCAACGACCACGTCGTGTCCGGCGGGTCCGGAGTGGCGAGCGTCATATTCGACGACGGCACCAGCTCGCCCGCGAAGGTGATCGGCGCCGACCCGGAGTCGGACGTGGCGGTGCTGCAGGTGCAGCGCAAGGGCGTACGCCCGGCGCTGCTCGGCGACTCCGACGCGGTCGTGGTCGGCGACCCGGTCGTCGCGGTCGGCTCGCCGCTGGCGCTGCGCGGCACGGTCACCGCGGGCATCGTCAGCGCCCTGGACCGGCCCATCGCCACCAACACCGACGACGGCGGGAACAGGTACTACGCCGCGATCCAGACCGACGCGGCGGTCAACCACGGCAACTCCGGCGGGCCGCTCGTGGACGCCGCGGGGCAGGTCGTCGGGATCAACGCCGTCATCAAGTCGATGGGCGGCAGCGAGGAGTCGGCGGGCAACATCGGCCTGGCCTTCGCGATCCCGATCAACCACGCCCGGCGCGTCGCCGATGAGATCATCTCGGACGGCCGGGCGCACCGTACCGTGATCGGCGCGGAGGTCGAGGAGGCGTTCCGCGGGCCCGCGGGCGGGGTGCGGCTGGGCGAGGTGGTGGCCGCCGGGCCGGCGGCCGAGGCGGGCCTGCGCCAGGGTGACGTGGTGACGAGCTTCGGCGGACGGCCGCTCAGCGAGCCCACGGACCTCATCGCACTTGTGCGGAAAACTGCACCGGGTGAGGTGGTCCAGGTGGCCTACAAACGCGGTCCTACCAGCCATAACGCGTCCGTGACACTCGTCGCTGACGCCGACTGA
- a CDS encoding O-methyltransferase has protein sequence MTTLHRQAGSAGDFVATFVPEDVIAQTARGLAVEVGLHPVAPSAGAALRMLAAACGAKAVVEIGTGTGVSGLWLLRGMRPDGVLTTIDLEAEHQRMARRLFVEAGFSSSRARVITGRALEVLPRLADGAYDLIFVDADATEYAAFVDAAARLLRPGGLVVLHGVLTSGRDVFTVRELAQSVRDSELWQPAVLPLGEGLLAAVRV, from the coding sequence ATGACGACGCTGCATCGGCAGGCCGGCAGCGCGGGCGACTTCGTCGCGACGTTCGTCCCCGAGGATGTGATCGCGCAAACCGCGCGCGGACTGGCCGTCGAGGTGGGCCTGCACCCCGTCGCGCCGTCGGCCGGCGCGGCCCTGCGCATGCTGGCCGCCGCCTGCGGGGCGAAGGCGGTCGTCGAGATCGGCACGGGCACCGGGGTCAGCGGGCTGTGGCTGCTGCGCGGCATGCGCCCCGACGGCGTGCTCACCACGATCGACCTGGAGGCCGAGCACCAGCGCATGGCCCGGCGGCTGTTCGTCGAGGCCGGTTTCTCCAGCTCGCGGGCCCGGGTGATCACCGGGCGGGCGCTGGAGGTGCTGCCCCGGCTGGCCGACGGGGCGTACGACCTGATCTTCGTCGACGCCGATGCGACCGAGTACGCCGCGTTCGTCGACGCCGCCGCGCGGCTGCTGCGGCCCGGCGGCCTGGTGGTGCTGCACGGCGTGCTGACCAGCGGGCGCGATGTGTTCACGGTGCGCGAGCTGGCGCAGAGCGTGCGCGACAGCGAGCTGTGGCAGCCCGCGGTGCTGCCCCTGGGCGAGGGCCTCCTGGCCGCCGTCCGGGTCTGA
- a CDS encoding M17 family metallopeptidase — translation MISIRLDGAASAAGTVACPVGAAEGDSPLGTPLAVLPAEIRAEVEAYLAATEHKGAPGTVQTLPRPLREPAKVLLVGVGAGDEAGWRAAGAALARAAAKEPALTVPVPADLSEAALRGLAEGLWLASYRFALTEEKAEAAPKLAEVVVALDARPEREAALAAARIVAGHTRFARDLTNTPSVVKTPEWFVRQVRERAGDGVTVTVREQAQLAAEGFGGILAVGGGSVNEPRLLELTWAPEGATRHVVLVGKGITYDTGGIDIKPTEAMQLMRKDMGGAAAVVGTLLAVAELKLPVKVTALAPLAENMVSGSSWRQGDVVTHYGGLTSEVRSTDAEGRVVLGDAMAYAVKNLSPDLLVDLATLTGASRIALGKKTAALFGADDELVAALSAAAADAGEQVWRLPLADEYAADVKSDLADLDNAAGNPGTITAALYLREFAGDRRDRWIHIDMSSPAWSAAPDAELAKGATGWGVRTLTRWLTTL, via the coding sequence ATGATCTCGATTCGTCTGGACGGCGCGGCGAGCGCGGCCGGAACCGTCGCGTGCCCGGTGGGCGCCGCCGAGGGCGACAGCCCGCTGGGCACGCCGCTGGCCGTGCTGCCCGCCGAGATCCGCGCCGAGGTCGAGGCGTACCTTGCCGCCACCGAGCACAAGGGCGCGCCCGGCACGGTCCAGACGCTGCCCCGCCCGCTGCGCGAGCCGGCGAAGGTGCTGCTCGTGGGCGTCGGTGCGGGCGACGAGGCGGGCTGGCGCGCGGCCGGCGCGGCGCTGGCGCGTGCCGCCGCCAAGGAGCCGGCGCTGACCGTGCCCGTGCCCGCCGACCTGTCCGAGGCCGCGCTGCGCGGGCTCGCCGAGGGCCTGTGGCTCGCGTCCTACCGGTTCGCCCTGACCGAGGAGAAGGCCGAGGCCGCGCCGAAGCTGGCCGAGGTCGTGGTGGCGCTGGACGCCAGGCCCGAGCGGGAGGCGGCGCTGGCCGCCGCGCGCATCGTGGCCGGCCACACCCGCTTCGCCCGCGACCTCACCAACACCCCGTCGGTGGTCAAGACGCCCGAATGGTTCGTACGCCAGGTGCGCGAGCGGGCCGGGGACGGCGTCACGGTGACCGTGCGCGAACAGGCGCAGCTGGCGGCCGAGGGCTTCGGCGGCATCCTCGCCGTCGGCGGCGGCTCCGTCAACGAGCCGCGCCTGCTGGAGCTGACCTGGGCGCCGGAGGGCGCGACCCGGCACGTGGTGCTGGTCGGCAAGGGCATCACGTACGACACCGGCGGCATCGACATCAAGCCCACCGAGGCGATGCAGCTGATGCGCAAGGACATGGGCGGCGCGGCCGCGGTCGTCGGCACCCTGCTCGCCGTCGCCGAGCTGAAGCTGCCGGTCAAGGTCACCGCGCTGGCCCCGCTGGCCGAGAACATGGTCTCCGGCTCGTCCTGGCGGCAGGGCGACGTCGTCACCCACTACGGCGGCCTCACCTCCGAGGTGCGCAGCACCGACGCCGAGGGCCGGGTCGTGCTCGGCGACGCGATGGCGTACGCGGTCAAGAACCTCTCCCCGGACCTGCTCGTCGACCTCGCCACGCTGACCGGGGCGTCCCGCATCGCGCTGGGCAAGAAGACCGCCGCCCTGTTCGGCGCCGACGACGAGCTGGTCGCGGCGCTCAGCGCGGCCGCAGCGGACGCGGGCGAGCAGGTGTGGCGCCTGCCGCTGGCCGACGAGTACGCCGCCGACGTCAAGTCGGACCTCGCCGACCTGGACAACGCGGCCGGCAACCCCGGCACCATCACCGCCGCGCTCTACCTGCGCGAGTTCGCCGGCGACCGGCGGGACCGCTGGATCCACATCGACATGTCCTCGCCGGCCTGGTCCGCCGCCCCCGACGCCGAGCTGGCCAAGGGCGCCACCGGCTGGGGCGTGCGTACCCTCACCCGCTGGCTCACCACCCTCTGA
- a CDS encoding DUF3117 domain-containing protein: MAAMKPRTGDGPLEVTKEGRGIVMRVPLEGGGRLVVEMTPDEATALGEALKLAVG; the protein is encoded by the coding sequence ATGGCGGCGATGAAGCCGCGGACGGGCGACGGTCCGCTGGAGGTCACGAAAGAGGGCCGGGGAATCGTCATGCGCGTGCCGCTGGAAGGCGGCGGGCGGCTTGTGGTGGAGATGACACCAGACGAGGCCACTGCCCTTGGCGAGGCGCTCAAGCTGGCCGTCGGCTGA
- a CDS encoding PaaX family transcriptional regulator C-terminal domain-containing protein, with amino-acid sequence MQARSALFDLYGDHLRQRGGRATIAALIRLLAPLGIAAPAVRTAVSRMVRQGWLAPVRLEAGPGYQLTPRAVRRLDEAAARIYRTGRSSWDGHFDLLVVTPPEARAERDRLSADLTFLGYGRLETGVWLAARPAGETDQLLTDAGVRFERFSAAHVGGETGARRLIMRAWNVSAVGAAYAGFVAQLSPVVSAVTRLTDDRTAYAARCALVHAWRAFLFRDPQLPASLLPPDWPGTAAAAFFDRQAARLRPAADRFVDHCLRES; translated from the coding sequence ATGCAGGCCCGTTCCGCACTATTCGACCTCTACGGCGATCACCTGCGGCAACGCGGCGGCCGGGCCACCATCGCGGCCCTCATCCGGCTGCTCGCGCCGCTCGGCATCGCCGCACCGGCGGTGCGTACGGCGGTGTCCCGCATGGTGCGACAGGGCTGGCTCGCCCCGGTGCGTCTGGAGGCCGGACCCGGCTACCAGCTCACCCCGCGTGCGGTGCGCCGGCTCGACGAGGCCGCCGCGCGCATCTACCGCACCGGTCGCAGCTCCTGGGACGGCCACTTCGACCTGCTGGTGGTCACCCCGCCCGAGGCGCGGGCCGAGCGCGACCGGCTCTCCGCCGACCTGACGTTCCTCGGGTACGGCCGGCTGGAGACCGGGGTGTGGCTCGCCGCCCGCCCCGCCGGTGAGACGGACCAGCTGCTCACCGACGCCGGAGTCCGCTTCGAGCGCTTCTCCGCCGCGCACGTCGGCGGGGAGACGGGCGCCCGGCGGCTGATCATGAGAGCGTGGAACGTGTCCGCGGTCGGTGCCGCGTACGCCGGGTTCGTCGCCCAGCTAAGCCCGGTGGTGAGCGCGGTGACCCGACTGACCGACGACCGCACCGCGTACGCCGCCCGGTGCGCCCTCGTGCACGCCTGGCGGGCGTTCCTCTTCCGCGACCCGCAGCTGCCCGCCTCGCTGCTGCCCCCCGACTGGCCCGGCACCGCCGCGGCCGCGTTCTTCGACCGGCAGGCCGCCCGGCTGCGGCCCGCCGCCGACCGTTTCGTCGATCACTGCCTCAGGGAGAGCTGA
- a CDS encoding enoyl-CoA hydratase-related protein, with product MSAPLLVDRAEGVVTVTMNRPESLNSLDVALKEALRETFLELAADAGCRAVVLTGAGRAFCVGQDLREHVAALGGDAPLDTVEKHYNPLALALAELPKPVVAAVRGAAAGAGAGLAFLSDLRIGGPSTSYLMAFARVGLAADTAVSWTLPRMVGSAKAAELLLLAEPVPAAEAARLGLLTRLVEDDEQVLPTAQELAARLAAGPTVAYGQIKRELLHGATGTLADALDIELAAQTVAGRTADHRDSTHAFVGKQKPVFHGA from the coding sequence ATGTCCGCACCGCTGCTCGTCGACCGCGCCGAGGGCGTCGTCACCGTCACGATGAACCGTCCCGAGTCGCTGAACTCGCTGGACGTCGCGCTCAAGGAGGCGCTGCGGGAGACCTTCCTGGAGCTGGCCGCCGACGCCGGCTGCCGGGCCGTGGTGCTGACCGGCGCCGGCCGCGCCTTCTGTGTCGGGCAGGACCTGCGCGAGCACGTCGCCGCGCTGGGCGGGGACGCTCCGCTGGACACCGTCGAGAAGCACTACAACCCGCTCGCGCTGGCCCTGGCCGAGCTACCCAAGCCGGTGGTCGCCGCGGTGCGCGGCGCGGCCGCGGGCGCCGGCGCGGGCCTGGCGTTCCTGTCCGACCTGCGCATCGGCGGCCCGTCGACGTCGTACCTGATGGCCTTCGCCCGGGTCGGCCTGGCCGCCGACACCGCCGTCTCGTGGACGCTGCCCCGCATGGTGGGCAGCGCCAAGGCCGCCGAGCTGCTGCTGCTCGCCGAGCCGGTGCCCGCCGCCGAGGCCGCCCGGCTGGGCCTGCTGACCCGGCTGGTCGAGGACGACGAGCAGGTGCTGCCCACCGCGCAGGAGCTGGCCGCCCGCCTCGCGGCCGGGCCCACCGTGGCGTACGGCCAGATCAAACGCGAGCTGCTGCACGGCGCCACCGGCACCCTCGCCGACGCGCTCGACATCGAACTCGCCGCGCAGACCGTCGCCGGCCGCACCGCCGACCACCGCGACAGCACCCACGCCTTCGTCGGCAAGCAGAAGCCCGTCTTCCACGGCGCCTGA
- a CDS encoding DNA-3-methyladenine glycosylase I yields the protein MNDLIVGEDGRARCAWAASAPEYRTYHDEEWGTPLRGDDALFERVSLEAFQSGLSWITILRKRPAFRAAFAGFHIETVAGFGSADVDRLLADAGIVRNRSKIEATLHNARVVLGLPGGLSALLWSYAPDPARRPRPATRADVPAVTAESTAMAKDLKKRGLRFVGPTTAYALMQATGMVDDHLAGCHVAAKRL from the coding sequence GTGAACGACCTCATCGTCGGCGAGGACGGCAGGGCCCGCTGCGCGTGGGCGGCGAGCGCTCCGGAGTACCGGACGTATCACGACGAGGAGTGGGGCACGCCGCTGCGCGGCGACGACGCCCTGTTCGAGCGGGTGAGCCTGGAGGCGTTCCAGTCCGGCCTGTCCTGGATCACGATCCTGCGCAAGCGGCCCGCGTTCCGGGCGGCGTTCGCCGGGTTCCATATCGAGACCGTGGCCGGGTTCGGGTCCGCCGATGTGGACCGGCTGCTCGCCGACGCGGGCATCGTGCGCAACCGCTCCAAGATCGAGGCGACGCTGCACAACGCGCGGGTGGTGCTGGGGCTGCCCGGCGGGCTGAGCGCGCTGCTGTGGTCGTACGCCCCCGATCCGGCGCGGCGGCCGCGCCCGGCCACCCGGGCCGACGTGCCCGCCGTCACGGCCGAGTCGACCGCCATGGCCAAGGACCTGAAGAAGCGCGGCCTGCGTTTCGTCGGGCCCACCACCGCGTACGCGCTGATGCAGGCCACCGGCATGGTCGACGATCATCTGGCGGGCTGCCACGTCGCCGCGAAACGCCTGTGA